AGTATTCTTTCCATGAGGTAAAGATCACATAACTTTGTGATCTCCAGCAACACTTCAAGCACAGAAGACCTCACAGTTGCTTGTTTCTGTTCAAAAAGAGAAGTAGGCAACAAGATAACTCTTTTAGATGATACCGCTTAATGCATAAAAAGACcgataaaaaaattttaaaagatgaaagatacagaaaaaaagaaaaaaaagcaaaaaagaggAGCACCTGAAGCTCCTCTGGACTACTCTCCTCGAGGATTACACCAAGCAACCGGCATGTAACCTACAAACATGAGGTGAAAATACCATGAAACAGGCTATGTAAATAACATGAGAAGGTAAAACCAAGAATCCCTCCAACAAAAAAAAGTCCAATTTGGTATGTAACCAAAATAACACAACACAGAACTGCATCAGTTAAGCTAACCCAGATTATTTCATTGGTACCAATGAATTAGAGTGGAAATGAAACAAGGAATTTTTAACCCTTTAAGCTTTGAAATGGTTATCCTCGTCTGGAACATACTAGAGCAAACCGGAACAGAAGCAGGGGGGTACTGGAACACTCTCTCCATAAATTGAGAAATAAACAAACTAAGCTTCGGCTAAATTATTTATAGATGTAAGAACGCAATATTACAAGAAACATAAACAAAGTAATCCACCAGTCAGGAGTATACTATATTAGTAAAGATAATCAAATTTTATAATGTGTGTAACATAGTAAATTTGTGAATAATTAAGCAATAATTTGGAATACAAAGAAtccattccaaatccaaatTGGTCTGATAGATCTGTTAGAATTAATGGATAATCAGATTCCGTCATTTGACCCGATGTAGACAATTTTACAGAAGTCTAATCCCAGCCAAAGGAAGTGATCCGATGTTAGATCCCTTCTCTAATTCAAAGGGATGAGCTGCCATCATGATGTCCTACCTGGCAGTCCAAGATTTAACTGGTTCATATCTGTGCTCATCACCCTCTAAGGCAAATTATCTAACAACTATGCAAAATGTACTAGCAAATTCTGGCAGTGTGTACAGTGCCCATACTTGCTTTCTAGGAGGCGAGGAGCCCTTTTTCATTGAACACATTTTTGCTTGAGCTACCTACCCAAAATAAGCCCTAGCTTCTAAACCCCCAGAAAATAAAGGAATTTCAAGCTTGACAGTTCATATTGAGGCCTCACTCAAAGTAGGTATGTTCCCAATGTCCAGGAAGATTAAACAAATTCAGCATCTCATACAGGTTTCAAAatctaacatataaaacaacCTGCCATGGCCTTAAAACCGTGGGGCTAATCCACCATGGTGCATGAATGGCTTCAAATCGAGCAAATACATTTCCAAAATGACCtctcccccccaacccccccccccaaaaaaaaaaaacaatgtatGGCCTTAAGAAAAAATTAACATAGCCACACGCTTGGCCATTTGAAGGCCCCACGTCGCCAGTGCCTTAAACAATCacatctcccctcccccccccccccccccaccttctCATATTCAGGCAGTCTAGCGAATGCATAGATGTAAGATATGTCAACTCAAGATTGAACATTCAATTCAATATAAGATAACTGCAAGAGAACCTGGCAGTACTAGACAAAGTAAGGTAAAAGCAGTGGGCTGTTGAACATAAACTGGCCCAATAGAGCTCACTTGTCTCAGTTACTTGGTTGAACCCATCAATAACTCATACTCCACCTAAATTTAGCAGAAATGCTACAAATTCCCTTTGCGGTAAATTTTTGGTTTCACCGATAAGATGATATTATGTTCACCATAAATTAGCCGAAGGTTTTAATAATGCCTATCATAGTATTCAATCTAGAGGGTCACCGGCCACACATTATCTTATTAGCATCTCTTCtgcttcaactcaatatatatAGACAAAACCTAATATCCAAGAAGGATGAAAGCTCACATGATTAATGACTTAATAAATGGGTAGAGGATAGAAAATCAAATACCTTCCTTCCTTCACTCAATTTTTGTCTAACTAATTGCCCAAGTGTCGGctgaaataggaaaaatatagCATCAAGATTcatcaaaaaataagaaagatgcaattaaattacaaaaaacaataataacatACCTTTACTGGCAGGAAGAACTCATTAATTACATTTTGAGTTCTTGAATCCTCTAAAGACGAATTCACTCCAGAAGCTGCTAAAACTGCACCAGTATGATTGACTCCCGAACTACTAGGTCTCTGGGTCTGACGTTTGGGTTGTCTTCTTCGTTGTGTGGGGGGAGTTCTCATCAACCTCCAAGTAAAAACTATAGCAATAGTAAGCCCCACAATAACCCCAAACCCAACGCTTCGAGTACTCTGACATCAATTCCAAAGGTAATGAGAAAATCCTATTTATCACAAAATCAATTTGCATGTGATATAGCTTTGGTAAATACAATTGTCAAAATGTATGACTAGGCCTCACCACCCAACAACTGACatcccctcctttttttttttttttgggggggtgggggtgggggggttgggggaggaGGGTTTGGATGGCAGAATCATGAAGACAGTTTAAAATCCAATATTGAAGTTCCTCAATGGTGAAACCCAGTGGTTAGTACCACTTCAAGAAGCACTGCTATCTGTCGAAAGGCCAGCCATATTAGGACAGTAGCTAAATAGCCCCCAGATATTCACAATGTTTTCAATACTCGATTATCAGGAATGAAAAAGATATCTTTACACTCCAGCATTAACGTGGATTTTCCTTCTCGCCAATCAGTTCCAATAAAAGGTATTTACGAACAAATTGGCGAAAACATTCAACAAGGATGGATTTTCGCCCTTCGAGTAACAAGGTGGATGGAGCTTATAATCAATCAATCCTTTCTCCCGGAATACCCCAATGAAGAGCACATGAATAATCGATCCCAAATCAATCTCCAAACACAGATAACAATagctaaagaaataaataatggaCAGATAGATGTTTAAAAATTAATCAGAAAGAAACAACTTATGTAAGTCAAAACTAACAGATCCGCAACCAAATCAACAAAATTCGAACGGAGATAATGAGAACAGGAGCCAAAGTTACCAGATTATTTGGGGAGATCGAGAAGAGATTGGACATCTTAATGGTAAGGTATTCGCCTAATCTCTTGAGCAGCTGAACCAAGTCATCTTTAGATGAATCATCCATGGCGGAACTCCAAACGTAGTCGTCCTTAGCTTTACCGTCTCAGATAAACCCCAAAAACACTCGAATCCGCCATGCTTTCTACTGCAAATTACGCGGGTAAAACTTCTACAACGGAATGGAACTGTTTGTATTTTCTTCTGTTAAGGATAGATTGATGAAAGAGAAGCTGCCGCCGGGTGGAGGAATTTTTGAGCTATAAATTTCTccggtttctctctctctctctctctttctctctctctctctctctctctctcttccctttcttcttctttcgagCTCGAGAGTCGAGCCTAGAAAAATTGCAGAAAATTAATGCAAAAAGAGGCTCTATCCGGTACGTTGCGAGATACCCATTTAGGTTGTTCTTCCATGGTCAACCATTGTCACGAGACTCCCGACCGTCCAAACTTCAATTTCAAACCTATCCAAACCAATAACACCGAACCCGAACTCGAATACAAAaccttggttttttgtttttgagaaaTTTATTGTGCCACCATtaaagaatgccactattagataGACATCTCCTGCCTAATACCAAATTATGCTCACACCTCCTACAATCAATCTTTGTTAAGTGAAGCTTTGAAATGACAACGTtacccttttaactaaaacaTATAACCCCATCATATTTTACACTAATAAAAAGACACCTCCTACATAATATCAAATTACGCCTGCACCTTTTACAGTCAGTCTTTGTTGAGTGAGGTTTTGAAATGATGACTTTACCTTTCTGATTAAAACATATAACCCCATCCTATTTTACACTTACCCCTCAATACCTTTCACCTTCATCGTAGATTTAAAATGAGCAAATCCTTTCTCGCCTTGTCCATCTTTATGCTCATCTTTCTCTGACAACTTATAATCAATTTATAACCCGCTAGATCTAAAAACTTAAATACCATCACTTTGGGTGCCAATGCTAGAGATCAAAAACTAAATTGATATGGCAGGCAATGTGAACCCATGAACCACAATGCAGACTATTCAAACTGTTTTGAGAAGCAAATAAGAGTACAAATTCGAAACTGAAAAATATGTAACAAGCGCATGCATGGATACAAAACTAAGGTAGAACCGGTAGACTGAACCAATATTCCCTTCAGTTTGTCCGGTTAAACGAACAATAAATATACTAAATACTTCTTAGTATTCCCTTCagacatgaagaagaagaagaatttttaAGGGAAGAAGCACAtaggggttagggttgagaagaaagaagattaagAGAAGAAACACAGACTTGTCTCAATTAGGAGAAGAAGTAGTGCAGACCTCCTTCTCCCGTCATCACTGGTCGCCGGTTCATAACCATTGTTGTTGCTCTTCACAGAGAGAAATCGCAATGCTCTTCACGGAGAGAAAATGATTTGGGGATGAAGGAGGTCTTTTTTCAATTTGGAGTTAGGGGTAAGggagggtatattaggtacttcactttttataagggtattttggtatttagaaaaagaaatactAGTTGATACAAGCAATTAAGGTATATTCCGTAACAGAGCCTAATG
The sequence above is drawn from the Macadamia integrifolia cultivar HAES 741 unplaced genomic scaffold, SCU_Mint_v3 scaffold1350, whole genome shotgun sequence genome and encodes:
- the LOC122063539 gene encoding peroxisome biogenesis protein 22-like, which translates into the protein MDDSSKDDLVQLLKRLGEYLTIKMSNLFSISPNNLSTRSVGFGVIVGLTIAIVFTWRLMRTPPTQRRRQPKRQTQRPSSSGVNHTGAVLAASGVNSSLEDSRTQNVINEFFLPVKPTLGQLVRQKLSEGRKVTCRLLGVILEESSPEELQKQATVRSSVLEVLLEITKLCDLYLMERILDDESGEKVLLALENAGIFTSGGLVKDKVLFCSIENGRTSFVRQLEPDWHIDTNPEIIFQLARFIKYQLHISPNRAERTASNVFTSPTLEQFFGFTDRN